In Salvelinus alpinus chromosome 22, SLU_Salpinus.1, whole genome shotgun sequence, one genomic interval encodes:
- the LOC139548847 gene encoding protein ABHD15-like codes for MLEWLVVLCILILVAVIWPASKYVGTQGEPDALLQRLGISRRQTKERVSERCVSDREVPGDWANAQTPDLEGENKVPAVALICKPSALANYLLKHCRTFSNFTACTGWTWRASAFLQTVYGACWPYKSRVHFVRDYLQLSDDGLVALDWAVSVAGASYQKRRRTSSNSTSPILLIIPNSFGKITRNVLKLCEVALSHGYLPVVFNRRSHNATPLSTVKLQQFGDPGDLREAVRYMRYRQPVSRLYAVSESTGSGLLLAYLGECGSSSYVTAAACLSPVFRCQSWFENGPIWPFHWALVTYQRICLSRYRTVLGETVHTDTLFSSCSLRGLEEVLFCQPPGPKGALALAAGTSSSSGGAWEAYWERNEPLRDVDEVAIPVLSVCAQDDPIRGDPQSTLPLELFESNPHFFLLLTTRGGHCGFNTQEGSAFSVGVTGGGSPGTSWSHQALLEFFRATTDFIAAEERAKQAVRRRGLGGSSQGKVFRHRSVSTCKRLPACSHNIHTIYNWQRSYTR; via the exons ATGCTGGAATGGCTAGTGGTTTTGTGTATTCTGATTCTGGTGGCCGTTATTTGGCCAGCTTCGAAATATGTTGGTACCCAGGGCGAGCCAGACGCACTCCTCCAGAGGCTCGGAATTTCACGGCGGCAAACGAAGGAGAGGGTCTCGGAGAGGTGCGTCTCAGACCGGGAGGTCCCGGGGGACTGGGCTAATGCCCAGACACCGGACTTGGAAGGTGAGAATAAAGTCCCCGCTGTTGCGCTGATATGCAAACCCTCGGCGCTGGCCAACTATCTCCTCAAACACTGCAGGACTTTCAGCAATTTCACGGCGTGCACCGGATGGACATGGCGGGCGAGTGCGTTTCTTCAGACCGTCTACGGCGCGTGCTGGCCGTACAAGAGCCGGGTGCATTTCGTGCGGGACTACTTGCAGTTGAGTGACGATGGTCTCGTGGCACTGGACTGGGCAGTGTCGGTGGCCGGTGCGTCGTACCAGAAACGGAGGAGAACCTCGAGTAATTCCACGAGCCCTATCCTCCTCATCATACCCAACTCTTTCGGGAAAATCACTAGAAATGTGCTGAAG CTCTGTGAGGTGGCGTTGTCCCATGGCTACCTACCCGTGGTGTTTAACCGGCGCAGCCACAACGCCACCCCCCTCAGCACCGTCAAGCTGCAGCAGTTTGGCGACCCAGGGGACCTACGCGAGGCCGTGCGCTACATGCGCTACAGGCAGCCCGTGAGCCGGCTGTACGCGGTGAGTGAGAGCACCGGGTCCGGTCTCCTCCTCGCCTACCTGGGAGAATGTGGTTCATCCAGCTACGTGACGGCCGCCGCCTGCCTCTCGCCAGTGTTCCGCTGCCAGAGCTGGTTTGAGAACGGACCCATCTGGCCCTTCCACTGGGCTCTGGTGACTTACCAGAGGATATGCCTCAGCAG GTACAGGACAGTGCTGGGTGAGACAGTGCACACCGACACCCTTTTCTCCAGCTGTTCCCTGCGTGGCCTGGAGGAGGTGCTGTTCTGCCAGCCGCCTGGCCCTAAAGGAGCCCTGGCCCTAGCAGCGGgcaccagcagcagcagtgggGGAGCCTGGGAGGCCTACTGGGAACGCAATGAACCCCTCCGGGACGTAGACGAAGTCGCCATCCCCGTTCTGAGTGTCTGTGCTCAGGATGACCCTATCAGAGGAGACCCCCAGTCTACCCTACCCCTGGAACTCTTCGAGAGCAACCCCCACTTCTTCCTGCTGCTGACCACCAGGGGGGGACACTGTGGCTTTAACACCCAGGAAGGGAGTGCTTTCTCTGTGGGAGTGACCGGTGGAGGGTCCCCTGGGACTAGCTGGAGCCACCAGGCCCTGCTGGAGTTCTTCAGGGCCACCACGGACTTCATTGCGGCAGAGGAGAGGGCTAAGCAGGCTGTCAGACGAAGGGGCCTAGGGGGTAGCAGCCAGGGCAAAGTCTTCAGACATCGTAGTGTCAGTACCTGTAAGAGGCTGCCCGCATGCTCACATAATATACACACTATCTACAACTGGCAGAGGTCTTATACACGATGA